One stretch of Eupeodes corollae chromosome 2, idEupCoro1.1, whole genome shotgun sequence DNA includes these proteins:
- the LOC129945661 gene encoding uncharacterized protein LOC129945661, which yields MAKRRRKLRSLIAQKSAEPENTNSLKLSLLIGSILFIGFLAAAYFSKISTSMLWGDFLTTYRSQYNLIVHGKKDYCLPGLDSTTLFSKIGAKVLNQETALSAIELQFRNESKFVAIGIAGASGIGKSLFAQELMANFPWQENVQTHYWSTFSIEDNKQQAQTLRNHLSECGRNLIVIDNLHPRDVDFIREYNKMLSEQGSVNLAVVYVFNVVTYTEEQKQSYNDTLQSLEQSLEDVRIVEFRKFDSNDVRECIRHEVRNLNLTLEGGDFEEVAKLIDADRSGCKNVYSKVLMFGKRNNL from the coding sequence ATGGCTAAACGACGAAGAAAACTACGATCTCTTATCGCCCAAAAATCCGCCGAACCAGAGAACACAAATTCACTGAAACTATCTCTCCTCATAGGTTCCATTTTGTTCATTGGTTTCTTGGCAGctgcatattttagtaaaatcaGTACTTCAATGTTATGGGGAGATTTTCTGACCACCTATCGAAGCCAATATAACCTCATTGTCCACGGGAAGAAAGACTATTGCCTGCCCGGCCTTGACTCGACGACACTATTCTCCAAAATCGGAGCCAAAGTACTGAATCAGGAAACTGCTCTGTCCGCCATAGAATTGCAGTTTCGAaatgaaagtaaatttgttgCCATTGGAATTGCTGGTGCTTCAGGAATCGGAAAGAGCCTCTTTGCCCAAGAACTAATGGCAAATTTCCCCTGGCAAGAGAACGTCCAAACTCATTACTGGTCTACCTTCAGCATCGAAGACAACAAGCAACAAGCTCAAACATTAAGGAATCATCTCTCCGAATGTGGAAGGAATTTGATTGTAATTGACAACCTGCATCCAAGAGATGTGGATTTCATTCGGGAATACAATAAGATGCTGAGCGAGCAGGGCTCTGTGAACCTTGCAGTCGTTTATGTGTTCAATGTCGTGACATACACAGAGGAGCAAAAGCAAAGCTATAATGACACTCTCCAATCACTGGAACAATCATTAGAAGATGTAAGAATTGTGGAATTTCGAAAATTCGATTCGAATGATGTAAGAGAATGTATACGACATGAAGTCAGAAATTTGAATCTGACTCTTGAAGGTGGAGACTTTGAGGAAGTGGCAAAATTGATTGACGCAGACCGTTCGGGTTGCAAGAATGTTTATTCCAAAGTGTTGATGTTTGGAAAGAGAAACAATTTGTAG